From a region of the Pectobacterium aquaticum genome:
- a CDS encoding class I SAM-dependent methyltransferase: MSDHEAGHKFLARLGKKRLRPGGRRATEWLLSQAGFRQDSVVLEVACNMGTTAMEIARRFGCQVIGADMDKVALQKAQENVAANGLASQVTIMQANALELPFPDNHFDVVINEAMLTMYADKAKSRIIAEYYRVLKPGGRLITHDIMLLSEKDTGALQAVEQMHKAINVHAQPMLRERWVMLFQECGFSKVSYDNGAMTLLTPQGLIYDEGLAGAARIVKNALKKENCGMFFNMFHTFRRNRNQLNYIAVCSTK, encoded by the coding sequence ATGAGCGATCATGAAGCAGGACATAAATTTTTAGCCCGATTGGGGAAAAAACGCCTGCGTCCTGGCGGCAGAAGGGCAACCGAGTGGCTGCTCAGTCAGGCTGGGTTCCGGCAGGACAGCGTAGTCTTGGAAGTCGCCTGCAATATGGGCACCACGGCGATGGAAATTGCGCGTCGTTTTGGCTGTCAGGTTATCGGCGCGGATATGGATAAAGTCGCGCTACAGAAGGCGCAAGAAAATGTGGCAGCGAACGGTTTAGCCTCACAGGTCACGATTATGCAGGCGAATGCGCTGGAGCTGCCGTTTCCCGATAATCACTTTGACGTGGTGATTAATGAGGCCATGCTGACGATGTATGCCGACAAGGCCAAGAGCCGCATTATTGCCGAATATTATCGCGTGCTGAAACCGGGCGGCCGCCTGATTACCCATGACATCATGCTGCTTTCCGAGAAGGATACCGGAGCCTTGCAGGCGGTGGAACAGATGCACAAAGCGATCAATGTGCATGCCCAGCCAATGCTGCGTGAGCGCTGGGTGATGCTGTTTCAGGAATGCGGTTTTAGCAAGGTCAGTTACGATAACGGCGCAATGACACTGCTGACGCCACAGGGGCTGATTTATGATGAAGGGCTAGCGGGTGCGGCGCGCATCGTAAAAAATGCGCTGAAGAAAGAAAACTGCGGCATGTTCTTCAACATGTTTCATACCTTCCGCCGCAATCGGAACCAGCTTAACTATATTGCCGTATGCAGTACCAAATAA
- a CDS encoding Crp/Fnr family transcriptional regulator, with translation MTFVKKALSPDEYGEVLFQHEWMHGEPSDVVCELLAKSERLFFRQDDILFREGDKMQHCLLVETGKLQAFRHTYGGDEKIFGQFERGEFVAIAAVFMDHGRFPMNIRAQSDGHTLMIPRQDIHQFCLQRPELALRLLNYLGKKLYSTINQIDWLTSSSAPQRLADYLLRQHHIQQTQHLTLPVSRGQLATSLGMRSETLSRLMSDWKRQGHITYRSHQVELCDLNYLKELAAEARRTF, from the coding sequence ATGACATTTGTCAAAAAAGCGCTATCGCCCGATGAATACGGCGAAGTGCTGTTTCAGCATGAGTGGATGCACGGTGAACCCAGCGACGTGGTGTGTGAGCTACTGGCCAAAAGCGAGCGTCTGTTTTTCCGGCAGGATGACATTCTGTTTCGCGAAGGCGACAAAATGCAGCACTGTTTGCTGGTTGAAACAGGAAAATTGCAGGCCTTTCGCCATACCTATGGCGGCGATGAGAAGATTTTCGGGCAGTTTGAACGCGGAGAATTTGTCGCTATTGCCGCTGTATTTATGGATCACGGTCGCTTCCCGATGAATATTCGCGCGCAGAGCGATGGCCACACGCTGATGATCCCACGGCAGGATATTCACCAGTTTTGCTTGCAGCGCCCAGAGCTGGCACTGCGTTTGCTCAACTATCTGGGCAAAAAACTCTACTCGACGATCAACCAAATCGACTGGCTGACGTCCAGCTCCGCGCCACAGCGTCTGGCAGATTACCTGCTGCGCCAGCACCATATTCAGCAAACTCAGCATCTGACATTACCGGTGAGCCGAGGCCAGCTTGCGACGTCATTAGGAATGCGCAGTGAAACGCTAAGCAGGCTAATGTCAGACTGGAAGCGGCAAGGCCACATTACCTATCGGAGTCATCAAGTGGAATTGTGCGATCTGAATTATCTAAAAGAACTGGCTGCCGAAGCCCGGCGGACATTCTGA
- a CDS encoding C40 family peptidase, which translates to MIRLRSGLLLRYGLLLASLMLVGCSSSRHNPPPNSRLSDSIMVMEQLNDQLGQWYRTPYRYGGLDRNGVDCSGFVYLTFRDKFGMQLPRTTEAQTELGERVDRDNLLPGDLVFFKTGSGSSELHVGIYDKDDQFIHASTSQGVIRSSLDNVYWKRAYWQARRI; encoded by the coding sequence ATGATACGTTTACGATCTGGTTTGCTCCTACGATATGGTTTGCTCCTCGCCAGCCTGATGTTGGTCGGCTGTAGCAGTAGTCGGCACAATCCGCCGCCGAATTCGCGTCTGAGCGATTCGATTATGGTGATGGAACAGCTAAACGACCAACTGGGGCAATGGTACAGAACACCTTATCGCTATGGCGGATTGGATCGTAACGGCGTCGATTGTTCCGGCTTCGTCTACCTGACGTTTCGCGATAAGTTTGGCATGCAGTTGCCGCGCACCACGGAAGCACAAACCGAACTGGGTGAGCGCGTTGACCGCGATAACCTGTTACCGGGTGATTTGGTCTTTTTCAAAACGGGCAGCGGCAGCAGTGAGCTGCACGTCGGCATTTATGACAAAGACGACCAGTTTATTCATGCCTCCACCAGTCAGGGTGTCATCCGCTCGTCGCTGGATAACGTGTACTGGAAACGGGCGTACTGGCAGGCCCGCCGCATCTGA
- the btuD gene encoding vitamin B12 ABC transporter ATP-binding protein BtuD, with product MTQQVSPVLQMLQASVLPRLSPTSAECRRGELLHIIGPNGAGKSTLLARAAGLLAGEGDVWLAGTPLSQYTAADLAVRRAYLAQQQPPLALMPVFQYWQRHQPPLAQEDAVEKVVHFLAERLMLTDKLARPLTQLSGGEWQRVRLVAALLQIWPTINPHARLLLLDEPTNSLDVAQQVALDALLSELCRLGIAVVVCAHDLNHSAHHADRVWLLSAGTLVAQGKTTDVMLPDVLSPVFGVTFQRHVVDGRNWIITRSA from the coding sequence GTGACGCAGCAGGTTTCCCCAGTATTACAGATGTTGCAGGCCAGCGTTTTGCCGCGTTTGTCACCGACGAGCGCGGAGTGTCGTCGTGGTGAGTTGCTGCACATCATCGGTCCGAACGGCGCAGGAAAGAGTACCCTGCTGGCAAGAGCGGCTGGCTTACTGGCGGGGGAAGGTGACGTCTGGCTGGCCGGTACGCCGCTGTCGCAGTATACGGCAGCGGATCTGGCCGTGCGGCGCGCCTATCTGGCACAGCAGCAACCACCGCTGGCGCTGATGCCGGTATTCCAGTATTGGCAACGGCATCAACCGCCGCTGGCTCAGGAAGACGCGGTCGAAAAGGTGGTGCATTTTCTGGCAGAACGCCTGATGTTAACCGACAAGCTAGCGCGCCCGCTTACGCAGTTGTCGGGAGGCGAGTGGCAGCGCGTTCGGTTGGTGGCGGCGCTGTTGCAGATTTGGCCGACGATCAATCCGCACGCGCGTTTGCTGTTGCTGGATGAACCAACTAACAGTCTGGATGTGGCGCAGCAGGTGGCACTGGATGCGTTGCTGAGTGAACTCTGTCGTTTGGGGATTGCCGTCGTGGTTTGCGCACACGATCTGAACCACAGCGCCCACCATGCGGATCGCGTGTGGCTGCTGTCGGCAGGGACGCTGGTAGCACAGGGCAAAACGACGGATGTCATGCTGCCAGACGTGCTGTCTCCTGTGTTCGGTGTCACGTTTCAGCGGCACGTGGTCGATGGCCGAAACTGGATCATCACCCGCAGCGCCTGA
- a CDS encoding lipoate--protein ligase A: protein MSSLRLLISDSYDPWFNLAVEECIFRQMPTTQRVLFLWRNAETVVIGRAQNPWKECNTRRMEEDGIKLARRSSGGGAVFHDLGNTCFTFMAGKPEYDKSVSTQIVLDALSLLGLKASASGRNDLVVETTDGVRKVSGSAYRETKDRGFHHGTLLLNADLSRLADYLNPDVKKLQAKGITSVRSRVANLVELLPSVDHQIISQAVTQAFFDYFGEQCAPEIISPSAYPNLPGFSEQFARQSSWEWNFGQAPDFSHLLDNRFIWGGVELHFDVERGVIVRAQIYTDSLNPAPLEALASALQGTAYRPEALAAACQALITTFPEQQNELQELADWLEQSLR, encoded by the coding sequence ATGTCCTCTCTGCGTTTACTCATCTCTGACTCTTACGATCCCTGGTTTAATCTGGCCGTTGAGGAGTGTATCTTTCGCCAGATGCCCACCACGCAACGGGTACTATTTTTATGGCGCAATGCGGAAACTGTAGTCATTGGGCGCGCCCAGAACCCGTGGAAAGAGTGCAATACGCGGCGGATGGAAGAAGATGGCATCAAGCTGGCACGACGCAGCAGCGGCGGTGGGGCGGTCTTCCACGATCTCGGTAATACCTGCTTTACCTTCATGGCGGGCAAGCCGGAATACGACAAAAGCGTCTCAACACAGATTGTGCTGGATGCACTCAGTTTGCTGGGGTTAAAGGCTAGCGCCTCGGGTCGTAACGATCTGGTGGTGGAAACCACGGACGGCGTGCGCAAGGTGTCCGGTTCTGCCTATCGCGAAACTAAAGATCGCGGCTTTCATCATGGCACGCTGCTGTTGAATGCCGATCTCAGCCGCTTAGCCGATTATTTGAACCCAGACGTTAAGAAGCTACAGGCAAAAGGAATTACGTCCGTGCGTTCCCGCGTCGCCAATCTGGTGGAATTGCTGCCCTCTGTCGATCACCAGATCATTAGTCAGGCGGTGACGCAGGCCTTCTTTGATTATTTCGGCGAACAGTGCGCACCGGAAATCATTTCGCCTTCTGCTTACCCGAATCTACCCGGATTCAGCGAACAGTTTGCGCGTCAAAGTAGCTGGGAGTGGAACTTCGGTCAGGCGCCGGATTTCTCGCATTTACTGGATAACCGCTTTATCTGGGGCGGCGTTGAATTACATTTCGATGTGGAGCGCGGCGTGATCGTCCGTGCCCAGATTTATACCGATAGTCTGAATCCCGCGCCGTTAGAAGCACTCGCCTCCGCATTACAGGGAACAGCATATCGCCCGGAAGCCTTGGCGGCCGCGTGTCAGGCACTGATTACGACGTTCCCCGAACAGCAAAACGAATTGCAGGAACTAGCCGATTGGCTGGAGCAGAGCTTGCGCTAA
- the btuC gene encoding vitamin B12 ABC transporter permease BtuC has protein sequence MPLPYYSQLKQQQCRRDRRSLALLLAFLTLTLIVSLCAGERWIWPTAWLDEAQQLFVWQLRLPRTLAVMLVGASLAMSGTVMQAVFDNPLAEPGLLGVANGAGVALVLTVLLGQGLLPVWMLSLSAIAGALLITFLLLHFARRHISNTRLLLIGIALGIICSAVMTWAVYFSTSLDLRQLMYWMMGGFSGIDWRHGWLMLTLLPLLLWLSRQGAVLNGLTLGEIQARQLGIPVYRWRTVLVLVMGVQVGLSVALAGIIAFIGLVIPHMLRLCGLTDQRYLLTGCALAGGSVLLLADTVARVALSSAELPIGVVTATLGSPWFIWLLLRNRL, from the coding sequence ATGCCGTTACCTTATTACAGCCAGCTAAAACAACAGCAGTGCAGACGCGATCGCCGGAGTCTGGCACTGCTGTTGGCGTTTCTCACACTCACGCTGATCGTCAGCCTGTGCGCCGGGGAGCGTTGGATTTGGCCGACGGCCTGGCTGGATGAGGCTCAACAACTCTTTGTCTGGCAACTGCGTTTGCCCAGAACGCTGGCCGTGATGCTGGTGGGTGCCAGTCTGGCAATGTCGGGCACCGTGATGCAGGCAGTCTTTGATAATCCGCTGGCGGAACCGGGGCTGCTGGGCGTGGCAAACGGCGCAGGCGTGGCCTTAGTGCTGACGGTACTGCTGGGGCAGGGATTGTTGCCCGTCTGGATGTTAAGCCTGAGCGCGATTGCTGGCGCGCTGCTGATTACCTTTCTGTTACTCCATTTTGCCCGTCGGCATATCTCCAATACCCGTTTATTACTCATCGGCATTGCGCTCGGGATTATCTGTAGCGCGGTGATGACCTGGGCCGTCTATTTCAGTACCAGCCTCGATTTACGCCAGTTGATGTATTGGATGATGGGCGGCTTCAGCGGTATTGACTGGCGACACGGCTGGTTGATGTTGACACTCTTGCCGCTGTTGCTGTGGTTGAGTCGTCAGGGGGCGGTGTTAAATGGGCTGACGCTGGGTGAGATTCAGGCGCGTCAGTTAGGTATCCCAGTCTATCGCTGGCGTACCGTTCTCGTGTTGGTGATGGGCGTACAGGTCGGCCTGAGCGTGGCGCTGGCCGGTATCATCGCCTTTATTGGTCTGGTGATCCCGCACATGTTACGGCTGTGCGGGCTGACCGATCAGCGCTATTTATTGACCGGATGTGCGTTGGCTGGCGGCAGCGTGCTGCTACTGGCGGATACGGTCGCGCGCGTTGCGCTAAGCTCAGCGGAGTTGCCGATAGGCGTGGTTACCGCTACGCTGGGATCGCCGTGGTTTATCTGGCTACTATTACGCAATCGACTGTAG
- a CDS encoding glutathione peroxidase — protein MSTEIYTIPLTTIDGKATTFEAFKGQVALVVNVASQCGLTKQYDALEKLYETYRDKGLVVLGFPSNEFAGQEPGSEEEIQEFCRGTFGVQFPMFSKIEVNGENRHPLYQLLIRQQPEANGTWKSDFFARLVNKGRKPKNPEDILWNFEKFLVDREGLVIERFAPDMAPDHDAIVNAIEEALAK, from the coding sequence ATGAGCACTGAAATCTATACTATTCCGCTGACCACCATCGACGGGAAAGCAACAACGTTTGAAGCGTTTAAAGGGCAGGTGGCTTTAGTCGTCAATGTCGCCTCTCAATGCGGCCTGACTAAACAATATGACGCATTGGAAAAACTCTACGAAACCTATCGCGACAAAGGTCTGGTCGTGCTGGGATTCCCCTCCAATGAATTTGCAGGGCAGGAACCGGGCTCGGAAGAAGAAATTCAGGAATTCTGCCGTGGGACGTTTGGCGTTCAGTTCCCGATGTTCAGCAAAATTGAAGTGAATGGCGAGAACCGTCACCCGCTGTACCAGTTGTTGATTCGTCAGCAACCGGAAGCCAATGGAACCTGGAAAAGTGACTTTTTTGCGCGTTTAGTCAATAAAGGCCGTAAGCCCAAGAATCCAGAAGACATCCTGTGGAACTTCGAAAAATTCCTGGTGGATCGTGAAGGGCTGGTGATTGAGCGTTTTGCGCCGGATATGGCACCAGACCATGACGCCATCGTGAATGCGATCGAAGAGGCGCTGGCAAAATAA